The following nucleotide sequence is from Vicia villosa cultivar HV-30 ecotype Madison, WI unplaced genomic scaffold, Vvil1.0 ctg.000218F_1_1, whole genome shotgun sequence.
CTTCAAGTACCTTGCAATCCATTTCATTGCTTCCCAATGTGTATTTCCTAAATATGCCACGAATATAATGACAACAATAATTGCTTATGAAGTATCCACAAGCAATTACTTGTTTAATGAGTTGTGGGGAGAAGCGGTATCCACAATTTCCTATTTGTTTAATAGGTGTCCTGCAAAGAAGCTTGAGAAAATAACACCAGAAGAGGCATGGTCTGGATTCAAACAAAATCTAAACTATTTGAGAGTTTCCAGTCCTGTGGCGTTTCGACATGTTCCCGGTCAACTTAAAAAGAAGTTTAATGACAAAGGATagatgatgatacttgttggGTATCACCTTATTGGAGGTTACAAGCTATTTGATGTTAAAAATAGGAGGATCGTGATCATTCGGGATGTTGTAATCGAAAAATTGAATTAAGTGGAgcagcatgtaaccggttactagCAAACATTTACCGGTTACCTGCAGGCGTTAATTGGTTACAGGAAGCGTTAATCGATTACACGCACGAATTTTCAGATTCTGGAGAATCTGAAACTACAGAACAACCGCACGTCGAAGCCATAACAAATGAAAATATGAGACGACTAACTAGGCAAAAAGGTTTGCCTTAAAGACTCCAAGGTTTGCCGCTTGAAGAAGAAGTGTGTGTAGAACAGTCCCTTGATTTTGTTGTGAAAAATTAAGAGGGAAGATTCTACAAGTTGAGAAAAGCGTtatatggtttgaagcaagctccgagagcttggaACAAACAGATAGATGGTTTCctagtgtttacggtgatttccgataaACAACCACTAGTCTTCTAAATtatgaatatactttggttactcgcaggatcgactagattgatcctaggacatgtgttgAAAAGTCGTCTTTTAGGATGATAGTGTTCATGTTCTCTTGGTTTTTTTAGTTCTTTTATAATATGATGGTATAAATCTAGGAATCAAAACTACGAAATGAAACTAATTAAAGTTGCGACGAAATAAACTGGTTAGGCAATAAAACATAAGTAAACTTCGACAAGAATGTAAAGGAAATTTAAATGGCGAATATGGAAAGACTTGACAAGAAAGTAAAGGAATTTAAAGACATTTCGATCTTAAATAgaaggcttaaatgcacctttggtccctgtaagttagcgagtttttgattttcgtccctgtaagtttttttcctgggtctgagtccctatatttcactttcgcgtttgttttagtccctaaaatcaaaatccgcaggaaaatccgcaggaaaacctgcagattttcctgcggattttggctttagggactaaactgcaagcaaaaagtaaaatatagactcataccaacaaaaaaaacttacagggactaaaatcaaaaactcgctaacttacagggaccaagggtgcatttaagcctaaataGAAAGATAAACATATATAAGgtgttggtgttacacgtacatttctcagcgaaaactctttctctaacgcttgatacttgagtgatttgtgagtaatttgtacaaaatgaacaccctggatcccACTAGTGAAGGCAAGTTAAGATTGGGATATTGTAGAAGTGAGAACTAAATTGTTGATTTGTTGACTAAAGGAGTCACAAATAATATGttcaagaggttgaagatgagcaTGTGCATGGAGAACTTGGAGCACTTGAATTAAGGAGGTGTGTTGGATGAAATCCTAGTAATTCAAGTGTTGTAACCGGTTAACACGGgagtgtaatcggttacagctGGAGGAAATACACTTCTAAGAGCCCGAAAAAGATGTTTTGCATTGTGGTAACCAGTTATGCAAACGCGTTAACCGCTTACAGTTGTGTtgtattgtttttgttgtttcagTGGTAACTGGTTATAGTTGTGCACAAAAAGTAACATTCTAATGAGGGGTGTTAAATGGGAATATTCACCCCATTTAAGTTCTTTCGACAAAAGCACGCAAAAAAATGACATGGGACAAAACAAACATATTTGATtgtgcgggcctaaaaccttgattTGTCCTGCAAAAAAGTGAGGGTGGAGCGGGGCATGTCCGTGTACATTGAagtttttaaacctaaaaattataaatttaaaaaaaaaaacgtgtCCAAAAAACAAGGTAGGGTGTGGCGAAAACATTAAAGGGTGGGACCTAAAATCTTAGTTcgtcccaaaaaaaaaaagaagagaaaaacggaCATGTCTGACGGATCGGGTTTTTTTACCTCTCAAAATTTTAATTACTagtctataaaaaaatattgattacttttttttattatggGAAATTTCGGATTATGTCAAATATTAAAATCTATTTAaggacaaaaaaaaaaggaaaataattaaataacaaaatatatttttctatgaataatttttattagaaacaatattaaaatctatttaaggacaaaaaaaaaggaaaataattaaataacaaaatatatttttctatgaataatttttattagaaacaatattaaaatctatttaaggacacaaaaaaaaggaaaataattaaataacaaaatatatttttctatgaataatttttatttaaaactttGACCAAATAAATATATCTCATATCTTTTTCAAAACGTATCCTTTTCTGAATTATACATATCTTATTGTAtaagctttttctttttcttaaataATCAAAAGCAAACttcaattcaaaataaaataaagaaaagcaagaagtaaaacatgaagaacaatgacaAGTATCCAAGAGTactcttaattaaaaaaaaaacaccaaaattCACAATCTGTCATTGCCACAAACAACGTCATAAATATAATCAATTTGtgtctcactctctctctcatcCAGCTAGCTCGAATCTTGCATCTTCAATTTCACGAGCAAGCATAAACTTAAACCCTCCATTAAGCTTTCTCCGTCACAAACCAAACCACACTTCAAACCAAATCCACTACATTACCGCCACAACAACAACCATCAAACCTTaactcaaaaaaaaaacatgtccGTCGCATGTGGCGTAGAGTGTGTTTTAGTCTTCGGCTGCGCGCGTTGGCTATGGAAACGCTGCACATACATCGGCTCCTACGACAGCGCCACGTGGCCATCCGCCACCGCCGTCGAATTCGAACCGGTGCCACGTGTCTGCAGAATCATCCTCGCTATCTACGAACCCGATCTCAAGAACCCTCAGCATTACCAGCCTGCAAACGGGTACCGTCTGAACCCCGACTGGGTTGTAAAGCGCGTGAGTTATCTAGAAACTGAGGGCCACGCGCCTCCGTATATAATCTACGTGGATCATGATAATCGCGAGATTGTGATGGCGGTGCGTGGACTTAATTTAGCTAAGGAGAGTGATTATAAGCTGCTGTTGGATAATAAACTCGGGAGACAGATGTTTGATGGGGGGTATGTTCATCATGGTTTGTTGAAATCTGCGGTTTGGTTGTTGAATAAGGAATCGGAGACGTTGAAGAGGTTGTGGGAGGAGAATGGGAGTGAGTATGGGATGGTTTTTGCGGGGCATTCGTTGGGGTCTGGTGTGGTTTCTTTGTTGAGTATTTTGGTTGTGAATCATAGGGAGCGTTTGGGTGGTATTCCGAAAGAGAAGATTAGGTGTTATGCTATTGCTCCGGCGAGGTGTATGTCGCTTAATTTGGCGGTTAAATATGCTAATGTTATTCATTCCATTGTGTTGCAGGTTAGTTTGTTTCTTCACTGTTCTTACTATGCTACTTCACATTTAGCTCTAGTAATGCTATTGTTGGTTGTTTTGTATGCTTTGTTGTATTGTATGCTTTATATTTTTTAAGGACAAATTTGTCTGTAATTGCAATTAGGAAAATTAGTGTATGTAGTATTGACAATGATGATAGATCGGCATGGAGATCATAATCATTGGTTTAATCCAACAACATCGAGATAACCTTGTATTTTCCTGGATTTAGATTGGATCCCCTACAAATGTTCTCGCTCTAGATCTAACAATTCTCATGGCCCTCAAACCAAGTTTTCAGGATCAATTTCTGTAAAACTTATGCTTCTGCACTGTGGCGGAtgcataaatttttatttatgggGAAAGAAAATAACCTATAATATTTACACAAGAAAAACATTACTATAGTAAATGTCCAAGTTGGTTTTTGAGTAAAAAACGAGACTTATATTTGGACCTTGTCAAAATGTTATAAGCTTATACAATAGTGCAAGTCATAAGTATTGAATTCATATACACTGTCAATTTATTATAATCTTCTGGTTATTAGAAACAATTAACTTGTATCATAACCACTTCAAGAGTAATACACAAGTTTCGTTCTAATGTGTTAACATTAGAAACATTTCACCGGTATAATAATTAATAACCACTTCAAGAGTCATAAAGTTTCGTTCTAATGTGTTGACATTAGAAGCATTTTACTTGCATAATAACCACTTCAAGAGTCATACAAGTTTCATTCTAATGTGTTGACATTAGAAACTATTGACTTGTATCACACCCACTTCAAGATTCATAAACATGTTTTCGTTCTAATGTGTTGACAGTGTAGGACTTTTTACACTAACAGGGCATGAAAATTAAACTCAAATCAAAATAGTCTATAATTCGCTTTATTTATTGGTGCAGGATGATTTCTTGCCAAGAACAGCCACTCCGTTGGAAGATATATTCAAATCAATATTCTGGTTAGTAGCTCTCCATTAGGTTTCAACTTTCTAGTGTGCATGATTTATTCTTGATTTTCTCATGTTTGCTATTGAGCATAGCAAAATGCGATAATGGTCTCTTAAACCAGGTGTTGATGATTTAAACAGCTTGCCCTGCTTATTATTCTTGGTTTGCCTGAGGGACACCTTCATCCCTGAAGATCGAAAGCTAAGAGATCCAAGGAGACTTTACGCACCTGGACGAATGTATCATATTGTGGAAAGAAAATTTTGCAGGTATTGACTTTCAAGCAGGTTTTATTTTTGCAAATATTCCATATTACTGATATAGCCTTAGGAATAGTTCATTTAGTACAACATTGATATCATACATATGCATTGCTAATAatgaaattgttgtttgttgGTGAACACAACAGATGTGGAAGATTTCCTCCTGAAGTGAGGACTGCTATACCTGTTGATGGAAGATTTGAGCATATTGTCTTGTCCTGCAACACAACAGCGGATCATGCAATTATTTGGATTGAAAGGGAGGCAGAGAAAGCCTTACAAGTAAGAAAAACTATCTTGTAAAAATATCTACCGTTTGGTGCTTTTTCACAACATTGTTCTTTGAAGTTGGACACTCCTTGTTAGTTAGAATAACATAATGAATCAAAATTTATGCAGCACTGACACTTCAAATTGAAAGTTTATCAGTGTTCGACACCAATACAATACTGACACAGATGTTTACGTCCAATCACTTCCATTATTGTAATTATTACTAGTGTCTATGTGTTCGTGTTTGTGTTGGTGCTGCATATATCAAAATAATGTTTGAATTCTCTTATTAACCCTTTTCCATATTAACCCTTTTCCACATTTAATGAATTGTTGGTTCTTTGTGTTCATCCTGTAGTTAATGAAGGACCAGGACAGCACCAAAACTGTGACAGTCCCACCAACGGTACAAAAGTTCGAGAGATTGAAGACGATAGAAAAAGAGCATAAAGATGCTCTGGAAAGAGCTGTAAGCTTAAATGTACCTCATGCAGTGGACACTGCAGAGAAAGAACCATCTGAAAACAATGAAGGTGAGGCAGCATCCACTAGCAATGGCAACAAAGAAGCCGAAGCTGAAGCCGCCTCAAGTACTGTATCAAAACCAAGTGGTGGAAGATTAAACTGGGAAGAGGTTGTTGAAAAGCTATTGAAGAAGAGTCAAACAGATGGAGACAAACATATTGACGAGGATACAAATGTCCCACATTGACATCTTCGTGTTTAGGTTAGACATCAACTCAACAACAATTATTATATTTGGTTCTTTTTTGTCTTATAGGCATTCTTGAGTTTGTAAATTAGAATGTAAAAAAAGATAGTTACAAATAATTAAGAGAGGGTGTTATTCCATTTGGTTTTGTTGTGATATTATTGATATAAAACCTGagattttatttgtatatatttgtgaaatTGACATGGATGGATACATTATTTTCATGTTATGAAATGGCCTATTTTCAGTTGTGGATGTTATGCAATACAATACAGTATTCCAATTTTCTTTGGCCCGTCAACGATTATAGTGGTCAAGATAATTAAGAGTATTCTTTTTTCCTAAATATAGCCTTTGTGAATCAGAAAATTGATTTTCTTGTGCCGTTAAAAAATAGTCATTTAATTTTTCAACTTATTAAGAGAATGAGAAGAGAGCCTACCTTTACAAAATAAAGTTTTATTCGATATGATATTAAGAAGTCTACATGAGACAATAGGTTAAGTAGGGGTAATCTTTATCCACAAGTTAGCTAATAGATGGTCTAAACTTACCTTTAAAACAAGGGCAATCTTCATCATACATACCATTTTATAGAGGGTGGATGAGGCCAAGTATAGGAGCAATCTTGAAATGCTTATGATGTAAGATTGCATCCGTTATGTTTGTCATGTTTTCTATGTACGAGTTCGCGTTCGGAGAAGCGGGAATGCGGATGCCTTTTGCAAGCCTGTAATTCAGTGTTATTAATTGGTTGCAGTTGGCCCCCTTGCAGCTTCACCCCAATGCATTGGCCTTCCTTCGGGCTTTCGAGTTTGTTTGTAGCTACCCCGAGATTAGTCTTACTCTacctttatttttgtttgtagCTACCCCAAGATTAGTCCTACTTTACcttattttttagggttttccaTCTCCAGCAGCAGGGTGGTGCTGAGGAGAGAAAAAGTTAGGTATCTTTCAAacagccgaagaagctgttcaGGATATATGCGGATTATGTTAAGCATTTCAAAGACCAGTACTTCATAGTGAAGCCTCTTACCCCTGTCGCGGAGGCGACCCTATTCGAGTCTGTAGAGTACGAGGAGGATGGGGTGATGAAGATTGGTCTTCAATGCAAGTTCCCTTTGGAGTGGCAGTATGAGCATTTTGAAAGGGGGACTGAAGTGTACATCTTCAAGGATGAGGATCCGAATGACCAAGATCGTGCCGCCTATCAGCGGCTGGCACAGTACATTCAAGGATTTAGGTTGGTGAGGTGTACGACTCCCGACCAGAAACAAATATATGACGAACATGGGGCACCCATTTTCGCTCTTCGTTATATTAGTACGAAGGCGCTCCTCGAGTGTCGTTTAGACAATGAGGCCTTTCATTTGTTATGTATCAGATATATTTGATgtgtttgtatgattttcttgtttTTGTGTTAATCACGTCTTGTTAGAGTAAAAATAATTTGAAGTCCTAATTGTTAAaggttgtgagatattggatcaaactctagtatggccgaagggtagcttcttggttcgacagggttaagcatgaagtcgaaggttgttcacatgcttgtgtcggagatgctagggttgttagcatgttaaattaggttttagtgtttaaaccctaatttgttaagttagcttgtttattaagttggcttgtgtaatgggccttgtggaaaaagcccattagttagtatgttaggttttattataagtagcatactagtctctcatcattgctaagctgcaaatcctaatttggggtgagagaggttatttgttattcttgtaaacttgtaatcttgttttaagagaaagtaaaagaatagcagttataaccaatcttgtgttcctcttcttccttgtcctttattcttcccttgtattatactttgttcttggcattgaattcacaacaaattggtgcggtgagcgtggagaagatgccttcaacaaagtatgagactgaaaagttcaccggagtgaatgatttcggtctgtggcgcttgaagatgaaagccctactggttcagcagggttgtttggaagcgttgaagggagaggcagccatgaatgcagaattgacggcagcggagaagacgaatatgatcgagaaagcacacagcgcaattttgttgagccttggtgataaggttctccggcaggtatcaaaggagacgacggcatcagggttatgggcgaaacttgaaagtttgtatatgaccaaattgctggtaaatcgactctacctgaagcaggctttgtattcattcaagatggttgaagacaaagtgttggctgagcagttggatatgttcaacaagctgattcttgatcttgaaaatattgatgtaaagattcactacaacacggaaggcctacgaaagcgcttattttggcctttaaaagcgcttaaaagcgctgtgaaagccagcgctggcgtaggtaacaaaagcgcttctgaaagcgctctggtagaccccccctttaagagcgctttttccagaaaagcgctctggtatcccccctatgagagcgcttttctggaaaaagcgctctggtagccccccctataagagcgtttttccaaaagcgctttcgtatgttgcgttttttttattttttatgcttttttttaatctttggcagcgcttttactaaaaagcgctttcgtaggtgtttttagtaaacctattatttttataaattctaatattttgaaatatctcaaattctcacaaatattttgagaaatacatttattatattaaacaaataaaaattaaaaaaatacatttaatatgaaACATTTTATGAATTGAATCTATaagtattgcatatatttattatcaaatacaaataaaacatcactaattttataagtgctctagaagctaagtttacaatcaaattctcaaaacacaaaatacaatatatatatatatatatatatatatatatatatatatatatatatatatatatatatatatatatatatatactgattTGCTCCCTAAGAAAACTAGTTCTCTCCAGCCGAACGTGACTCCTCGATGGCCATAATTGACTTTCCAACAATGCACAATTGTCAATCTTCACCATGTACATCTTCACTAGAGTTCTAATAAGCCTTTTCAAAGCCAATACGGGTAGTAGagtcattgttttacatttcaagAGTAAAAGCATAGAAAACAATACCTTTCTCGCAATTCCCGAATCAAGCATCCATGCAGGAGGAATAAACTATAAGATTCTTGGTCAATTATTAAATGACAAAAAATATCATAACTTGGCTGCCAAAGTTTAAACTCATAATAAGATACACTAAACAACCAAAtgaaacaaaaccaaaaacataaaaaatgagATTTTAGCTTAACTTGAGCATAAAAACATATTGAAATTTATACGAGAATGAAGTGTGTCAATCACTCATCAACATAAAGAATcaatgatagtttttaaaatatgaaCCATGATTCtttattgaataattttaacAACAAAGCAAAATTTTATACTATTGTATAAAAGTAAAAGACAATAATGTTGAATTTTAACAAAAGAACTTTCAATATAGTAGTTTCTTAAAGCACACATTAATTACCGTGATTATCAAATATAATTATATAGCAGTGAACCAACATATAATTAGCTTTGAACTTTCAATGTGTATCTCAATTGATAAGAAAGTATATTACAATAACAGCTTAAACATCAAGAAAGAATGGAAAATAGACAAAGAAAGAAGTTAAGATTGCTCACCGGAAAGCATTAATGCATCAGTGTGTTTTCTCACTACCTTAAGAAACATTTTCTACTTCAGCTCCGATACTCAATCACGAGTTCAAGTAGCTGAGAGGCCACAATACAGTTTAGTCTGGACTATCAAAAAAATATGAAACATAGTTATTAAAATCACACTATTGCATCACTATAGCCGCAAAAGGGCTTCACAAAGTACCCTTTGGCTGCATTTTAATGCACCATATCGTGCTTCCGTGCTATTTCTGCTCATAGCTACCAAAAACACAGAAGTCGCCACATAATAGATGGAGCAATACCAGAGGCTTTTTTTTTAAGGGATAAAAGGGCATATTTCATCAAGAACTAaaaccaaaaaaacaattaagTCATCTCTAGAGATCTATAAGAAACCCTTTGATTTGTTCCACTTTAACAAATCTCAGTTTcacatatataataataaacaatatCAATTTCCACTTAAAAGGAAAACgagaatcaaatccaattccaacCCAATAAAATTCAAACTATCGACTataactcttcttcaaaaacaataatacaattataaaatcaaacaatagtaataattattattactattaaaaaaatgagtatAAAGAAAATGGGACACACACCTCTTATCATATGGTCTGAACTTTGAACCTAGTATGAGAAGCTGAAGCTTGAAATAAGAATAAGGGTTTCCCCTTTGTTTCTGAGTTCCACATTTGTAAAAAGTAGGAGAAATAAACATGAAATGAGAAACCGAATGTTGAGAATCAAATTGAAAAAAGgcattttttccatttttgaatTGAAGAATCTTACCTTAATTTTTATGATGGAGATGCCAGATCTGAACAACTACAACCAAGTGAGGTTTGGGAATTTCGTGCGTCTGAACAACAACAGTGAAATGAGAGACATCGAACCCTAATAATCAATTAAGGAAAGACGGCTAACCCTTAAAATCAGTAAGGGAGAGATGGCGAAAGATGTAAGGTTGATGGTGGCGGAAGCAAAGATAGGGTTAAGAGAAGAAGACAAAGACGAAGAAGGATACCGGAGCAGCGAACAGAGACGAAGAAGGATACGGAGACGGCGACGGCGAACGGTTTGAAGAAGAAGCTCTGAGTTTGTTTTGTTAATTTGGAGAAGAAGCTGAGTTCGTTTCGTGAAAATACGCCCAAATAGAATACTGAATCTGTtcgtttcttttttttattttaattaaaatgcctacgaaagcgctttgtagAAAAGCGccctcgtacccccccccccccccctttaccagcgcttttagaaaagcgctctcgtacccccccccccctttaccagcgcttttaagaagcgctctcgtacccccccccctttaccagcgcttttaacaaagcgctctcgtatcccccctttagcagcgctttcaaaaagcgctctcgtaccccacCCCTTTACCAGCGTTTTTTTCACCTGtttttatagttttgtttttagcgcaaccctatagcagcgcttttcataaaagcgctttcgtagatgcgttgctaaaagacaaatttggcgtagtgattgatgatgaagatcaagcgctgttactattgtgcgctttgcctcgatcacatgctcacttcaaagaaactctcttgtatggaagggagtctctgacctttgaagaacttcaatcagccctatattcaaaggacctgaacgaacgaaaggagcataaaccttcgactgttggtgaaggtttggccgttaaaggaaaattcttgcgaaagaatggtaagttcgacaagaagggcaaaagccagtcgaagtcttacagtggcgaagcatctggcattcgatgctatcattgtaagaaggagggtcacacaagaaaggtgtgccctgaacgcctaaaagatcatggaggtaaggataatggcaatgcagccattattcaagatgatttcgaatcatctgatgttcttgtggtttcaagcagtgactcaagaagagagtggattatggattcaggttgcacttggcacatgactccaaacaaagacttgttcgaggaattatgtgatcaagatggtggatcagtattgctgggaaacaacaaggcttgcaagattgcaggtgttggatctgtgagattcaagctccatgatgagtcaataaggttgttgaccgaagtcaggtatgttcctaatttgaagagaaatctgctttctcttggtgaattcgacaagaaaggatatgttttccaaggagagaaaagtatcctaagagtcatgaaggggtcgaaggaagtcttgagaggcgtgaagaaacaaggcttgtatacccttgaggttgaagttgtaagtggttcgacaaatgttgtatccacgaaacctttgtcgaagacagaaatctggcacatgagattgggccatgtcagtgaaaggggtctggtcgaattagggaaacaaaatctgcttggtggagacaaagtcgaaaagctgaagttttgtgaaccttgtgtacttggaaaatcttgcagagtgaagttcaacaaaggcaaacaaagaacacatgaatccattgattacatccatgatgatctttgggggcctgcaaggtgtccatcacattcaggagcaaggtattttctatccatagtagatgattattccagaaaattatgggtattcatccagaagactaaggatgaaacttttgagaatttcaaaagttggaagactctggttgaaaatcagactggcaggaaggtcaagaggttgagaaccgacaatggccttgaattttgcaatgaggcattcgacagtctttgtgttgcctctggtattgcaaggcacagaactactgcaggtactccacatcaaaatggtttggctgaaagatttaatcgaactattttggagagattcagatgcatgttgactagtgcggggttaaagaaggtgttctgggctgaggctgtttcgacagcaacatatctgataaacagatgtccttcgacagcgttagatatgaagacacctgaagaagtttggtcgggacatccaccagatctcgacaaactgagagtatttggctgcatagcctatgctcacattaggcaagacaaggtcgaacctagagctctgaaatgtatGTTcgtgggataccctgaaggagtcaaagcttataggctatggtgc
It contains:
- the LOC131625498 gene encoding uncharacterized protein LOC131625498, producing the protein MSVACGVECVLVFGCARWLWKRCTYIGSYDSATWPSATAVEFEPVPRVCRIILAIYEPDLKNPQHYQPANGYRLNPDWVVKRVSYLETEGHAPPYIIYVDHDNREIVMAVRGLNLAKESDYKLLLDNKLGRQMFDGGYVHHGLLKSAVWLLNKESETLKRLWEENGSEYGMVFAGHSLGSGVVSLLSILVVNHRERLGGIPKEKIRCYAIAPARCMSLNLAVKYANVIHSIVLQDDFLPRTATPLEDIFKSIFCLPCLLFLVCLRDTFIPEDRKLRDPRRLYAPGRMYHIVERKFCRCGRFPPEVRTAIPVDGRFEHIVLSCNTTADHAIIWIEREAEKALQLMKDQDSTKTVTVPPTVQKFERLKTIEKEHKDALERAVSLNVPHAVDTAEKEPSENNEGEAASTSNGNKEAEAEAASSTVSKPSGGRLNWEEVVEKLLKKSQTDGDKHIDEDTNVPH